The Rosa chinensis cultivar Old Blush chromosome 7, RchiOBHm-V2, whole genome shotgun sequence DNA segment GGATTATAATTTAATTTCTTAATTTCATTCGTCTTATTTGACAAATTTAACCATGATACAAAATGATTTTAATATGATTAATTTTTACAAGCGTGATCTTTAAAGGTGGAATGAACGATTTTTGATTTTCTAGCTAAACTGAATAATAAATTATGGTATAGAGAATGTGCATAATAATAgtggaaaaaagaaattttttttgagtCCAATCATGGATTATTCTGATATTTTAATGCCACTATATCAATACTTTAAAAGCATATTAATTCTTAATGCAGTAGCTCATATCTATGTGGTGAATCTTTCATCTTTTACCACATCTGTGGAAATATTTAAACTACATCTTCCCCTTTACATAATTCTATACTGCTTTGAGCCCTCTCTGATCAATTTTCTAATACAGAATCTGCTGTTTCCCATGTGAATGAGTATTCATAACATGGTGATATCAATGTGGGACAAAAGCCAGAAACCCACGACCCAACCCAATTTAGTGTAAAAAAACACACATGGAACTGTGAAGCACCTGCACTTGTTTTATTTACTGGATTTGGTCCCCCTTGTTCACCTATTCATTTTACTTTCACTAGTATTCATTTCAGGAAGCGTAGTAGAAATGATATCAGTGTTGCCCCTTCTGTTGTGTACAAGCAAGAGCCAGGTGTCGTTAGTCTTGTTCATTTGGTCTGATCTCATATGTATACAGGTACTGGTAGTTGCTAGTCACACATCAGAGTCTTTATTTTGAAATCTCAGAAGCACCACTGTAGTACAAACTACAACCAGTGAAGCCAACACCAATTTGAAGCTTCTGCTAGTTCAGCTTTATGCTATAGGCTCTAGCTAGCTGCTTGTCCAGAAGTGCATATATGGAAATACAGATATAAAAATTTCATACTAAATTAAATACTAAATGCATGAAATTTTTATATCTGTATTTCCATATATGCACTTCTGGACAAGCAGCTAGCTAGAGCCTATAGCATAAATACTAAATGCATGTTTGAATACATAGAATTAGTGGGAGCTCCTGTTATTATCCAGGATGTTCTCTCGTTACTAATTGTTCGGGGTTTAGGCTTTACGTCCCCCCCTTTGTATtcagcagtttcattaatgaaggcttgagggcagctgcaccagcccttatttcaaaaaaaaaaaaaaaaaatactaaatgCATGCACAGCGTGCAAGTTAATTAGAATGGGAAAGAATAAGCCATCTGGTAATCTATCACATATCAAAAACACTAATAATTGGTTCTGAACCTCTGAAGTCTGAAGAGAACCACAGCAAAATATATATGGTATATATATTATCTATGTGCAGCCAGCAGCCTTGAGTTTGGCCCACTTGACGAGATAGCAACAATATTTAGATTCTTAGAAGATTCCTTCTGTAAACATCATTGGAAAAGTCAAATTACGATAATTGACAATTTCATACATTCTTGAGATAAATAATGAACCATCCTCAAAGGCATGATGCAGGCATTCTGCATTTCTAGGCATATATGCTCATTTGATAATGTGAAACTTCATGCATATGTATACATTCACCGTTGATGCTTTAGCTAATTTGGGGTAACATCTTCCTTCAGAGATTCACAACAGAAACAATGATTTATCTTCTAAaattctcttttcttttaattttgatttcttCGAATGGACAGCCTAAAAATTTGTCGCTAAGGTGTTTGCTCCTTTTCTTATcaaaagagaagggaaaaaaaaaactgtattgTCGGTTAAGGATGATGAAGTGGTGAGGAATTGAAACATTCTACTGTTTCCAACCCTATGATGCGACCATAACCTGAGTTCAAGATTATCTTACAACAGCTCTCTTTGTACCCCCAAAAGTAGTACTTTAATTTTAAGGTCAACCAATCCTTGCTAGTTACATGAGCTCAACTTAGCAACTTGACAATGTAACAAGACTAACAAACCTTGTTTGGAAACAGAATAAATTAGTTCATGAAGACAATTAGACCATGTCTATATGTCAACCACTACAGAATATGGACGTGATGACCACTCTATATTCTTATATAGCTAGCCTCTCATATTATCTGTACCTTATTGTGTAAGCAAAGTTAGCTTTTGCTTTACAACAAAAATGGGTGGGCAACAAAAGGCTATGAACCCCCTGAATTCTAGCTTTCTGAAACAGCCTTTCCACATTCTCACAATAACCCTTCTAAGCTTATTGCTTCCCCTCTCTTTTCTCCTCCTATCTAGGCTTTCTTCTGCCAATTACTACTATCTCTTAACCTTGAGTACTACTGATAGTCCTCCTTCTCCTTTAGGGTCCTCTACCTATTTTTGTGATTTCTGCTCCTCTCTATTCCTATACTCAACCCCTTCTCTTCTCTACATCCTTGTGTCCATTGTCAGCATTGCCGCGCTTATCCACGGCCTAACAGGTAAAGTTACCATTATAGCCCAGCCTCCATCTCCCATTTTCCGTCCCCGTTTGTACACCGCGTGGATTTTCCTATGCACATTACAAGTCTGCGTCGGTTTGGGGATCGAGGAGAGCATAGCTACAGGGATCGATGGCTCGAGTCTCAGCAGTCTTGACAAATGTAATTTGTTGAGCAGAGTAGTGTTTTTCTTGGGCTTGCATGAGACCATGCTCCATTGGTGTAGGGTCGTGGTGAAGCCGGTGGTGGATGACACGGTTTTTGGGGGAACTAGGGAGGAGAGGTGGGTGGAGAGGGGGGTGATGGCGGTGAGCTTTGGTTggttgtggtggtggaggttgagGAATGAGATTGAGTCTTTGGTGGTTGTGACTGTGGCTAAGAAAGACTTGTCAATGAATATAGGGATGGCTGACTTTGTTGGTTGGTGGTTGTATTATGTCACTGTAACTATTGGAATGGTTAGAGTTGTGAAGGGTTTTATGTGGCTTGCTATGGTTTTCTTATgtagaagaagaggaggaaacaATGTTACGAACATATATGGTGATCCTGAAGACAAAGtctgaagttctgaactagTTGATATCATCTCAAAACCCACGCAAATTCTTGATTTGTTTTCCTCTCTGATCAAACAAATACCGCATTTAATTTGGATCCTTGTTTATTTGTTCCAAACTTGTACCTGTTTTTCTTGTATactaaactgaaaatgaagaacTGTATCTATATTTAATTGTATTATGAAAGATGCTGATTTATATAATATGAATGATGAACATCACCAAACTGATGGCATTGTTCCAACTAGCTTCCACTTACTTTAAGCCGTTGCATCCTTGAATTCTTCATCTCTGTTAAATAATGAGTATGAGTGTATGACTTGGTATTTGAACTACAAATTAATCCCCACTATTGACGGACAGTGAAAGATTGAAATATCTGCAAAATGTCTGATATTTCTATTGGTATATTTCTTTTTAGAGCATAGAGAGAAAATATTTAATCTTCCACTGTTTTTGTGAAATTTCTCCGATATCGTCAAATATTTCTTATATATCAGGTATTTGAGGTATATTCtgacaaaataaagaaagatctgtaaaatttgataggagaaaaaaaaagttattcaaTTATTCATAGAGAAACATACACTATGAAACATGGAGGTTATGTGGTGGGGTGTAAAATTTTAATATTGGTTTCTAGTCAGGAAATGACCTAATAGAGAGGTAGTGCTACCTATTTGAGAAAAATGCCTCGAGGCGAAATCCCCTCACAGCGAATCTAGATGAGGAGAAATcctctcaaggcgaatctaagtgagaagtaattctccaAAGGCAAATCCTggtgagaaaaaattatttcaaggaaaatctgggtgaggagtaCCCCCCTCGAGGAGAAGGATGAGGAGAAATCCCTTTAAGACGAATCTGGATGACCTCATCTGATGTTGCTTCAGTTgctttaagttttgactctatcaatTTAGGCACATAGCGAATGAAGTACCCTATCTGGTGTTGCTTCATATGTCTTCGTCTGATTATTGTATTTTCATAGACCAGCGAACATCTTAACAACCActtctttttggatgtagatgaagttgacatttatATATGATTATATGTAAATCTAATAGATtgaatctttaaaaaaaaaaatttatttttcaaaatattcccaatatttctattttttaaagcTTCGATAGATATCTCCCTAAACTCTAAGTTAATATTTCAATTATGTACACACGAGTTAAAAACTCTAGTAGCCTCCAAGAAAGACGGAGATGCTTCTTGCTCTCGGTCTCCCGAACCCTAGCGACGCCGTCACCGGTGTCGAGCATGGTGCGCATGATCTCAATTGCACCCCTACCTCACGCAATCACTCACATCGATCGCGTGTCTTGACCTCCCATTTTTGTTTGATTCCTGATGGGTACGGATCTGCCATGGCAGATCTCCTTTGCCCTTCTTTTGGATCGCGAGAGCGGCCACGGAGAGGGCGGCTGAAGGGTGGGCTTTGGTTCTGGTATGGTGGATCTCGAATAAACCGGTCGAGATGGATGGCGGCGCTGCTGAGCGGTGGCTGGGTTCTTCTCTGGTGGGTAGCCTTGATGCGGTCGATGTCGGAGAAACTGGTATGGCCTGGGTTGGAGGCGATCTTACGCAGCCGCGCCTGGAGATTCTGCCTTGGGTTGATCGAACTCTGGGTTTCGCCCTTCGAACTTCAGTGTGTGATGCGGACGGTGGTGTTGCAGGGAGACCGAGGATGCCTGAAGTGGTGGTCGGCCGGGGCACAGATGAAGGGTGCCCGAtcttgggtgtccagatcagaTCGAGCATCCATGAATTTGGGCTGCTTCTGGGCCCAGTTCAACTTTCTGTTGGGCCAGACCTCTCCATGGGTCTGGATTTGGGACCCAGGAGACCTTCGATCTGGTTGCTGTTTCAGTTTTACTACGTGTAATATTTTGGGTGTGATGCGCTTACTCTTGGGTAAATTGATCATTGCTACATTCTATGAAGAGTCTCAGTACAATCGCgttgtgagtaccacaattgagtgcctTGGCGAGCAGTGTGTTTTAGGCTGGGATGAATTTAGTTTTGATTGGTCTACCAATTCCTTGCATACCCGAATTGCAGATACTGATGATTTGCTCTACAAATCTCAAGGTCATGACAATGGTgctattgttggtaattatcttgaggaggCTGGGATTATATCTTCAGTTTTTGCTAAGTTCTCTATTAGTGCTTCAGAGCAATGTTTTACTGTAAAAGGACAAATTGTTGGTGGAGTACACCTTCTGATTTGTTCTCATCTAGCTCTATGGTCAAGCCGAAATTGGTTTTTGTATGCTCCCAATCTCATGTGGGATGCCCTCATGAGCGATTTCTATCGCTAATTCAATGAATTctcttatttcaaaaaaaaaaaaaaaaatattttaattatGTACGGTACAGCTGTAGAAGCAACATAGTAAACAAATATATCATAAACCCTAGGGTTTAGCAGAGTGCGGCGGCATCGGAAGTTTAAATTGAAGGTGCAAGCTGACATAGCGACGACAAGGCTTCTTGTGGTGGGGTGTGGTACCACAGGCTGCTGGACGTGCGTGCTGGTGTAGGTACAGATCAAAGGAGGAGGAGTTTTGATCTCTGGTTTTGGTGCGATCTGACTTGTTGTCGGATCAAGGTTAAGCGTCGGTGTTCGAGGGAGGCAAACGAGGTGTGTTAGGGAGGCCGACCAGGTAGATCCGGGTCAGTGTATCGGGTTGTCGAGGAGGTTCGCACTGGCTTGGAATTCCTGGACTCTTGATTTCTGGTCTTGGTCGAGCAATGAGCGGCGTGCAGTAGTTGCCAGCTTGGAAGGGAGGTAGCGAAACCAGAGACGGGCTGGTCTCGATTGCAATGCTCATGTTTGGTTGGCGGGGCTTGTCGCCAGAGGCGATGACAACGGTGATTGCAGGTTGGCAACAAGGATGAGAAAACGCTCTTGCCAGTCATTTTGCCTAGGTCTTATGGGCTCAATCTCCTATGGGCCCATTTGAGTAGGTCTCATTCCTTTCTGAATTAGGCCAGGGTGGAGGTTGCTTTGATACCCTCATCTATTACTTAGTGCTTGATGCTGGCCTGGCTTGGGAGTTTTGACCTCCTTAGGCGATGTTGGGCCTTGTGGTTTATAGAGTGCCCGTTGTAATTCAGATCATGGTCGATAGAATAGTCACTTTCGTAGTCAATTTCTTGACTACAAAAGTGAccattcttgacattttgtgaacagtatctgaccaGCCAACCTCAATAGTGGAAATACAAGgcaaaaaagcagtgaatagtcttgaccggtcaagctcaagagatggacttgctctaagagattatttccctaatacccattaagtatttttttattcttttttatttatttttgggacaattttggcctctcattctttgtcacttagtgagAGAAATCATcagagaccttgccggactctggtgaccagtggccggccagGTACTCCGGTGACGGACTCCGGAgaccggtcaccggaatctAGAATCTGGCTACCGAACTAGTGACCgaattccggcgtctgaatttattgccccctaataatacccaataactatattattgcctcctaatactctttttattgcctcctattaatcatattattgcctcctaataatgatattattgcccccaataatcagattattaccctccaataatcatattattcccctcaagtgaattgccctccaatagacattcaaaaaaaaaaaaaaaagatgcaattccttgccaaaaaaaatatttgaacaacaatgcttaaaaaaaaaaaaaacgcagcaACCGGAGTAAATCCATATCACTCCTCCGACAACACCAGCATGACCAACAACGAAGGCCCAGAAACGAGCTCCACAATATCGCCAGGAACGAGCTCATTGGCCCCCTAATTTGGCACCTTCTTCCCGTCCCTAACCACCGCCGCTGCTGCGACTGAATCTCCTTCAAGGCCTCCGGCGACTTCTCAGCGTTGTTCTCTTGCCAGATTCCGACGATCGCGTTGACGATCAGGATGAGGAAGATGACTAACCCGCTTGCCGAACATCTGCGTTGGATGAGGAGGCGGAGATCCGGTGTGGCATCGATGCTGGCGTGAACAAGGAATAGAGAGAGACAGGCAGTCGAACGAACGTCTGCGttagatgaggaggaggagatccGGTGCAGCATCGATGCCGGTGTGAACAAGGACGGGAGAGGGAGCTCGCCGAAAGTCTATGTTGGATGAGGAGGCGAAGATCCGGTGCGGCATCGACGCCGACGTGAACAAGGACAGGagaggaaaagagagagagagagagagagagagagagagagagagagagagagagagagagagagagagagagagagagagagagagagagagagagagagagagagagtatgagggcaatactgtcaaacactgtttgattgggtaaatggagttaaaaaaactcttagtcgagtaagtggacaatttttaggctaaaattggatAAGTAGTCATGGCCCCATATAATTAAGCACCAGGAATGTATCAATCTCTCCAATCCCCAGTCTCCAATCCAAGCAAGTTGATGAATTACCTAACTACTATCACTAGTATCAAAATTTGAGGCAAAAgcaccaaaaaaagaagaagacccaTATAATCTGAAAAGGTGACACCACCAACTACCAAACTTGCCAAGAAACAGGAGACGATCTATGAATATAATCAAGCACCAGGAATGTATCAATCTCTCCA contains these protein-coding regions:
- the LOC112180497 gene encoding uncharacterized protein LOC112180497, which codes for MGGQQKAMNPLNSSFLKQPFHILTITLLSLLLPLSFLLLSRLSSANYYYLLTLSTTDSPPSPLGSSTYFCDFCSSLFLYSTPSLLYILVSIVSIAALIHGLTGKVTIIAQPPSPIFRPRLYTAWIFLCTLQVCVGLGIEESIATGIDGSSLSSLDKCNLLSRVVFFLGLHETMLHWCRVVVKPVVDDTVFGGTREERWVERGVMAVSFGWLWWWRLRNEIESLVVVTVAKKDLSMNIGMADFVGWWLYYVTVTIGMVRVVKGFMWLAMVFLCRRRGGNNVTNIYGDPEDKV